One stretch of Emys orbicularis isolate rEmyOrb1 chromosome 7, rEmyOrb1.hap1, whole genome shotgun sequence DNA includes these proteins:
- the ANXA8L1 gene encoding annexin A8-like protein 1, with translation MISGALNIRGKRIASKCTMAWWKGWRDEDGSSVRGTLSFDPTPDAQVLYKAMKGLGTDEQAIIDVLTKRSNAQRQQIARSFKEQFGKDLIASLKSELSGKFERLIVALMYPPFKYDAKELHDALKGLGTSEGVIIEILASRTKVQIKEIIKAYKEEYGSNLEEDIKSDTSGYFERILVCLLQGERDDPRCYVDSAMVLQDAQALYAAGEKIRGTDEIQFITILCTRSATHLLRVFDEYQKLASKSLEDSIQSETHGSLEDAMLAIVKCTRNIHSYFAERLYHALKGAGTCDGTLIRVIVSRSEIDLNLIKAEFLKIAGKSLSTMILEDTSGDYKTALLNLCGSDK, from the exons CGTGATGAAGATGGCAGCTCAGTGAGAGGCACCCTGAGCTTTGACCCCACACCTGATGCCCAAGTTTTGTATAAAGCCATGAAAGGACTGG GGACAGACGAACAGGCTATAATCGACGTCCTCACCAAAAGGAGTAATGCACAGCGTCAACAGATTGCCAGATCATTCAAGGAACAGTTTGGAAAG GATCTTATTGCCAGCTTGAAGTCTGAACTGAGTGGCAAGTTTGAGAGGCTCATCGTAGCCCTTATGTACCCACCATTCAAATACGATGCCAAGGAATTACATGATGCCCTGAAG GGTCTAGGAACAAGTGAAGGTGTCATTATAGAGATCCTGGCATCACGGACAAAAGTGCAAATTAAAGAAATAATCAAAGCTTACAAAGAAG AATATGGTTCTAACCTGGAAGAGGACATCAAATCGGACACAAGTGGCTACTTCGAGCGGATATTGGTTTGCCTCCTTCAG GGTGAGAGGGATGATCCAAGATGCTATGTGGATTCAGCGATGGTGCTTCAGGACGCACAG GCTCTTTACGCTGCTGGGGAGAAGATACGGGGCACTGACGAGatccaatttatcaccatcctgTGCACCAGGAGTGCCACCCACTTGCTGAGAG TCTTTGATGAATACCAGAAGCTCGCCAGTAAAAGCCTAGAAGACAGCATCCAGAGTGAAACCCATGGCTCGCTAGAAGACGCCATGCTGGCTATTG TGAAATGCACGAGGAACATCCACAGTTACTTTGCAGAGCGGCTGTACCATGCCTTGAAG GGGGCAGGCACTTGTGATGGGACCCTCATAAGGGTCATCGTTTCCAGGAGTGAAATTGACTTAAATCTCATCAAGGCTGAGTTCCTAAAGATCGCAGGCAAATCCCTCTCCACCATGATTCTG GAGGACACGAGTGGTGATTACAAGACAGCCTTGCTGAATCTCTGTGGCAGTGATAAATGA